A portion of the Lolium rigidum isolate FL_2022 chromosome 1, APGP_CSIRO_Lrig_0.1, whole genome shotgun sequence genome contains these proteins:
- the LOC124685035 gene encoding probable cinnamyl alcohol dehydrogenase 5 encodes MAPTAAEQTEHHHHTRKAVGLAARDDAGHLSPLAITRRSTGDDDVVIKILYCGICHSDLHALKNDWKNSRYPMIPGHEIAGEVTEVGKNVSKFKAGDRVGVGCMVNSCRSCESCDKGFENHCPGMILTYNSVDVDGTVTYGGYSSMVVVHERFVVRFPDAMPLDKGAPLLCAGITVYSPMKYHGLNVPGLHLGVLGLGGLGHVAVKFGKAFGMKVTVISSSPGKKEEALGRLGADAFILSKDADEMKAAMSTMDGIINTVSANIPLTPLFGLLKPNGKMIMVGLPEKPIEIPPFVLVATNKTLAGSIIGGMSDTQEMLDLAAKHGVTADIEVVGAEYVNTALERLAKNDVRYRFVIDIGNTLDKAAATTE; translated from the exons ATGGCACCCACGGCGGCGGAGCAGACGGAGCACCACCACCACACGAGGAAGGCGGTGGGTCTGGCGGCGCGCGACgacgccggccacctctccccgcTCGCCATCACACGGAG GAGCACCGGAGACGACGATGTGGTGATAAAGATTTTGTACTGCGGAATCTGCCACTCTGACCTGCACGCCCTGAAGAACGACTGGAAGAACTCAAGGTACCCGATGATCCCCGGGCACGAGATCGCCGGCGAGGTCACGGAGGTGGGCAAGAATGTGAGCAAGTTCAAGGCCGGCGACCGCGTGGGCGTCGGGTGCATGGTGAACTCGTGCCGGTCGTGCGAGAGCTGCGACAAGGGCTTCGAGAACCACTGCCCCGGCATGATCCTCACCTACAACTCGGTCGACGTCGACGGCACCGTCACCTACGGCGGCTACTCCAGCATGGTGGTGGTGCACGAGCGGTTCGTGGTCCGGTTCCCCGACGCCATGCCGCTGGACAAGGGCGCGCCGCTGCTGTGCGCCGGCATCACCGTGTACAGCCCCATGAAGTACCACGGGCTCAACGTTCCCGGGCTGCACCTCGGCGTGCTGGGGCTGGGCGGGCTGGGCCACGTTGCGGTCAAGTTCGGCAAGGCCTTCGGAATGAAAGTGACGGTGATCAGCTCGTcgccggggaagaaggaggaggcccTAGGGCGGCTGGGCGCCGACGCGTTCATCCTCAGCAAGGACGCCGACGAGATGAAG GCTGCGATGAGCACCATGGATGGCATCATAAACACGGTGTCTGCAAACATCCCCCTGACCCCTCTCTTCGGGCTGCTCAAGCCCAACGGCAAGATGATCATGGTCGGCCTCCCCGAGAAGCCCATCGAGATTCCTCCCTTCGTTCTAGTTGCCA CGAATAAGACCCTGGCCGGGAGCATCATCGGCGGCATGAGCGACACGCAGGAGATGCTGGACCTCGCGGCGAAGCACGGCGTGACCGCCGACATCGAGGTGGTCGGCGCGGAGTATGTGAACACGGCCTTGGAGCGCCTTGCCAAGAACGACGTCAGGTATCGCTTCGTCATCGACATCGGCAACACCCTCGACAAGGCTGCGGCCACCACCGAGTGA